The following are from one region of the Candidatus Hydrogenedentota bacterium genome:
- a CDS encoding glycosyltransferase family 4 protein — protein MSTPITIAVDVSCLCARPLTGVGYYTLHLFRALASESPECRLRFFASSARGPRLAADALGALGESMRCAHWPSRLKHTLWTRLEWPPIEWFTGPADIAHGGFHLLPAACGAKRVVTIFDLSGLRCAGTRRESNLAMHLRLLRHAAARADGIIVISQSCRNDVIELLRAPEDRLHVVYGGVFLDEFAGELDLGRLGAVKAAHGIRGEYLIHLGTLEPRKNLPRLIRAYDRVRRMLACPPQLVLAGSAGWMYEDIFETIRASGLEGLAVHTGYLSREDAVLLLRGARACVYPSLYEGFGLPVLEAMAARTPVLTSNVSSLPEVVGACGVLVDPHSEDAIADGLARLLDNEAAAAARAEAGYARAAAFTWQASARALAGVYQSLSAGGHRA, from the coding sequence GTGAGTACGCCCATTACTATCGCCGTAGACGTGAGCTGTCTGTGCGCACGGCCTTTGACGGGCGTAGGCTACTACACGCTGCATCTGTTCCGCGCCCTGGCCAGCGAATCGCCCGAGTGCCGCCTGCGCTTCTTCGCAAGTTCCGCGCGCGGCCCGCGGCTGGCAGCGGATGCGCTCGGCGCATTGGGCGAGAGCATGCGTTGCGCGCACTGGCCGTCGCGGCTCAAGCATACGCTTTGGACGCGCCTCGAGTGGCCGCCCATCGAATGGTTCACCGGTCCGGCGGACATCGCTCACGGCGGATTCCATCTGCTGCCCGCGGCGTGCGGCGCGAAGCGTGTCGTTACCATTTTCGACCTTTCCGGACTGCGCTGCGCGGGCACGCGCAGGGAATCGAATCTCGCGATGCATCTGCGCCTTCTGCGGCACGCGGCCGCCCGCGCGGACGGCATTATCGTCATCTCGCAAAGCTGCAGGAACGACGTGATTGAACTGCTCCGCGCGCCGGAAGACCGGCTGCACGTCGTGTACGGCGGCGTCTTCCTCGACGAGTTTGCAGGAGAACTGGACCTCGGCCGCTTGGGCGCCGTAAAGGCCGCGCACGGCATCCGCGGCGAATATCTCATCCACCTCGGCACGTTGGAGCCGCGCAAGAACCTGCCCCGCCTGATCCGCGCCTATGACCGCGTGCGCCGCATGCTCGCGTGCCCGCCGCAACTGGTCCTTGCGGGCAGCGCAGGCTGGATGTACGAAGACATTTTCGAAACCATTCGCGCGTCCGGCCTCGAAGGGCTGGCGGTGCATACGGGTTACCTGTCACGCGAGGATGCGGTGCTGCTCTTGCGCGGCGCGCGCGCGTGTGTCTATCCGTCCTTATACGAAGGTTTCGGCCTGCCCGTGCTCGAAGCGATGGCCGCGCGCACGCCCGTGCTGACGTCCAACGTTTCTTCCTTGCCCGAAGTCGTGGGAGCATGTGGCGTGCTGGTTGACCCGCACAGCGAAGACGCCATCGCGGACGGGCTTGCGCGCCTGCTGGACAATGAGGCCGCGGCCGCGGCGCGGGCGGAAGCGGGGTATGCGCGCGCCGCGGCATTCACCTGGCAGGCCAGTGCGCGCGCGCTCGCGGGCGTGTACCAGTCGTTGTCCGCGGGAGGGCACCGCGCGTGA